From a region of the Candidatus Jettenia caeni genome:
- a CDS encoding 50S ribosomal protein L33, whose product MHEYITMVCKECSNRNYRTPKKTQQTEKLELRKFCRFCRKHTEHKEYKK is encoded by the coding sequence ATGCATGAATATATAACTATGGTTTGTAAAGAGTGTTCAAATAGAAATTATAGAACACCAAAAAAAACACAGCAGACTGAGAAGCTGGAATTAAGAAAGTTTTGTAGGTTTTGCAGAAAGCATACTGAACATAAAGAGTATAAAAAATAG
- a CDS encoding putative preprotein translocase SecE subunit: MSLFETYRKGQGLYSRIAVGIALGMLSLFASVSLYNLLINLPNIAENAKIPLIDINLTWGLICAFVLFVFLGFFICVFIAGLETGIKPLDAGSKKTVEFLIDTQGELQKVSWPTRYELVGSTAVVIVSVVVIGIFILGVDWFVSVVMEYIGVL; encoded by the coding sequence ATGTCGTTGTTTGAAACATATAGAAAAGGGCAAGGTTTGTATAGCAGAATTGCCGTTGGTATAGCTTTGGGTATGCTTAGTTTGTTTGCTTCTGTTTCCTTGTATAATTTGCTTATCAACTTGCCGAATATTGCAGAAAATGCTAAAATTCCACTCATTGATATTAATTTGACATGGGGTTTGATTTGTGCATTTGTGCTTTTTGTTTTTCTTGGTTTTTTTATTTGTGTTTTTATTGCTGGGCTTGAGACAGGAATTAAACCGTTAGATGCTGGCAGTAAGAAAACTGTAGAGTTTTTAATTGATACTCAAGGTGAACTCCAGAAGGTCTCGTGGCCTACAAGGTATGAATTGGTCGGTTCGACCGCTGTTGTTATTGTGTCAGTTGTTGTCATAGGAATATTTATATTAGGTGTTGATTGGTTTGTGTCGGTAGTTATGGAATATATAGGTGTGCTTTAA
- a CDS encoding transcription antiterminator NusG has protein sequence MPKEWFVLRVQSNKEDKVRSSLVERIKIRGLENLISKVLLPSEKVSEIKGGKKKVTERKIYPGYLMAEVEVDEKGQIPKEVWFLIRETPGAGDFIGGQNKPVPMTGYEVEKLLSDVEHKEEKPRAKIEFHEGEKVRVKEGPFENYDGIVEEVLPASGRVKVMLTVFGRATPVELEYWQVEAI, from the coding sequence ATGCCCAAAGAATGGTTTGTGTTGCGCGTTCAGAGCAATAAAGAAGATAAGGTTAGAAGCAGCTTGGTTGAGCGGATTAAGATCCGGGGCCTAGAGAATTTAATTTCAAAAGTACTACTTCCTAGTGAAAAAGTTTCTGAGATTAAAGGTGGTAAGAAAAAGGTAACGGAAAGAAAAATATATCCGGGTTATTTAATGGCTGAGGTTGAAGTTGATGAGAAGGGACAGATACCGAAAGAGGTTTGGTTTTTAATCAGAGAAACACCTGGCGCTGGCGATTTTATTGGCGGACAGAATAAGCCTGTGCCGATGACTGGTTATGAAGTGGAAAAATTATTGTCGGATGTAGAGCATAAAGAGGAAAAACCACGTGCAAAAATAGAATTTCACGAAGGTGAAAAGGTCAGAGTCAAAGAAGGCCCGTTTGAAAACTATGATGGGATTGTTGAAGAAGTATTACCAGCGAGTGGTCGTGTTAAAGTAATGCTTACGGTATTTGGCAGGGCAACGCCTGTTGAGTTAGAATATTGGCAAGTAGAAGCAATTTGA
- a CDS encoding 50S ribosomal protein L11 encodes MAKEVLTKIKLQCPGGQATPAPPVGPALGQHGVNIGQFVKQFNDKTKDLQGIVTPVEITVFKDKTFTFVIKSPPASVLLKQIAGVVKGSSEPNKQKVGQVARQQLKEIASKKLADLNVDNLDAAVKMIEGTARNMGIKVVD; translated from the coding sequence ATGGCAAAAGAGGTCTTAACAAAGATTAAATTACAATGCCCAGGAGGGCAAGCAACACCCGCGCCGCCGGTAGGGCCTGCATTAGGTCAGCATGGGGTTAATATAGGGCAATTTGTTAAGCAATTTAATGATAAAACGAAAGATTTGCAAGGCATTGTGACACCTGTGGAGATTACTGTTTTTAAAGATAAAACATTTACCTTTGTTATAAAATCACCTCCTGCATCTGTGCTTTTAAAACAGATAGCTGGGGTTGTGAAAGGATCATCAGAGCCAAATAAACAGAAGGTTGGGCAGGTGGCTCGGCAACAGCTAAAAGAGATTGCAAGTAAAAAGTTAGCAGATTTGAATGTCGATAATTTGGATGCTGCGGTTAAAATGATAGAAGGAACTGCCCGTAATATGGGAATTAAAGTGGTAGATTAA
- a CDS encoding 50S ribosomal protein L1, which translates to MAKRGKRYVESAKLVDSEKRYGLKEAVVLLKSFKSAKFDESVEVSMKLGIDPKQSDQLIRGSISLPKGIGKSLKVVVFASGEKAEIAKKAGADEVGAEELVKKVEGGWTDFDVAVATSDMMRLVGKLGRVLGPQGKMPSPKSGTVTDDVETAVREFKAGKIEYRTDAGGNVHALVGRVSFSPVDLEENINTFVKHITNSRPASAKGVFVENISISSTMSPGITLQV; encoded by the coding sequence ATGGCAAAAAGAGGTAAAAGATATGTAGAATCAGCAAAGCTTGTAGATTCTGAAAAAAGGTATGGATTAAAAGAGGCTGTTGTGCTGCTTAAGTCCTTTAAGTCAGCAAAATTTGATGAGAGTGTCGAAGTATCGATGAAGCTAGGTATCGATCCAAAGCAGTCGGATCAGCTTATCAGAGGATCTATTTCATTGCCTAAAGGAATTGGTAAAAGCCTTAAGGTTGTTGTTTTTGCCAGCGGTGAAAAAGCTGAAATAGCGAAAAAAGCTGGCGCAGATGAGGTTGGTGCTGAAGAGCTTGTGAAAAAGGTAGAAGGCGGATGGACGGATTTTGATGTAGCAGTTGCCACATCAGACATGATGAGGCTTGTAGGTAAGTTGGGTAGAGTTCTCGGACCACAAGGTAAGATGCCTTCACCAAAATCAGGTACCGTGACGGACGATGTTGAAACAGCCGTTAGAGAATTTAAAGCAGGGAAAATCGAATATAGAACAGATGCTGGCGGCAATGTGCATGCTCTTGTTGGAAGGGTATCGTTTTCACCTGTAGACTTAGAAGAGAATATCAATACATTCGTTAAACATATTACTAATTCACGTCCGGCATCGGCAAAGGGTGTGTTTGTAGAAAATATATCGATATCTTCAACGATGAGTCCCGGAATAACGTTACAAGTTTAA
- a CDS encoding 50S ribosomal protein L10 produces the protein MANELKQLIVKEMISRYRNSNNYLVVGYQGIKALEFDQLRKDLHKKKIFLEIVKNSLMAIAFKEIGFSEINSLFIGPTAIISGSDDPVVIAKETVEWTKKIPALNLRGGFVDRTVLSADHVSQLAKLPTISVLHTQIITSINAPIAGVASAFGSVSRSLAIVLQAVKDEKEKNSK, from the coding sequence ATGGCAAATGAATTAAAACAACTTATTGTAAAAGAAATGATCTCTAGGTATCGTAATTCGAATAATTACTTGGTGGTTGGTTATCAAGGAATAAAAGCGCTAGAATTCGACCAGCTAAGAAAGGATTTACACAAGAAAAAGATATTCCTGGAAATAGTTAAAAATTCGCTTATGGCTATTGCATTTAAGGAGATAGGGTTTTCAGAGATTAATAGTCTATTCATTGGGCCAACAGCTATCATATCTGGAAGTGATGACCCGGTTGTTATAGCAAAAGAAACAGTCGAGTGGACAAAGAAAATACCTGCTTTGAATTTACGAGGTGGATTTGTTGATAGAACGGTGCTTTCGGCAGATCATGTAAGTCAATTAGCGAAACTTCCGACAATATCGGTCCTTCATACGCAAATAATTACGAGTATTAATGCTCCAATTGCTGGAGTTGCAAGTGCTTTTGGTTCTGTTTCACGTAGTTTGGCTATTGTGTTGCAAGCGGTAAAAGACGAAAAAGAAAAAAATAGCAAATAA
- a CDS encoding 50S ribosomal protein L7/L12 yields MVEVSEEKTVESSGKINQVLDLVAGMTLLEASQLVKAFEQKFGVSAAAVAAMPAGMPMAGESKAAAAEEKTTFDIILKDAGANKIQVIKAVRAETNLGLKEAKDLVEGAPKKVKEGVTKEEADKIKKSLEAAGAVVEVK; encoded by the coding sequence ATGGTTGAGGTTAGTGAAGAAAAAACAGTTGAGTCTTCTGGTAAAATTAACCAGGTGCTCGATTTGGTGGCAGGGATGACATTGCTTGAGGCTTCACAGCTTGTAAAGGCTTTTGAGCAGAAATTTGGTGTTTCTGCGGCTGCGGTTGCCGCAATGCCTGCGGGTATGCCAATGGCTGGAGAGAGTAAAGCGGCCGCTGCGGAAGAAAAGACAACTTTTGATATTATTTTGAAAGATGCCGGAGCAAATAAGATTCAGGTAATTAAAGCTGTTCGTGCAGAAACAAATCTAGGATTAAAAGAAGCTAAGGATCTTGTCGAAGGCGCTCCTAAGAAAGTTAAAGAGGGAGTTACGAAAGAAGAAGCTGATAAGATTAAAAAATCGCTTGAAGCTGCTGGCGCAGTGGTAGAAGTAAAATAA
- a CDS encoding DNA-directed RNA polymerase beta subunit, giving the protein MEIRNYGKVEDVVEVRNLVQIQTKAYRDFLQADIPASKRKNYGIEAILREIFPISNYDGTMSLDYIKYELGKPRYTQDECRQLRLTYGRPFRVWLRLNKAEPIEEEVYLGEIPVMIGGGEFIINGTERVIVTQLHRSPGIDFIEEFHAEKRLHSCRIIPERGSWIELEVGKKDILTVRIDQSGKLPATCFLRALSEEYTNDEDIIRLFYDTEVIKISDYASITKLRGRYTVDKIINPETGEIVLEAGRQISDTTVKAIADFEIKKIEVIKKADDLLVLNSLDSDFTKSHEDALLKIYARFRPGNPQQVEKAKQLFYDKFFDVKRYRLGSVGRFRLNRKLGHNINEAEMTLQKEDYVEAIRYIMKLRKGQPGVSVDDIDNLGNRRLRTIDELAGEELRKGFLKLRRTVQERLSVKDSDQLTPRSLVNSKTIFSAIDYFFSRSELSQVLDQTNPLAQLTHERRLSALGPGGLNRKRAGFEVRDVHVSHYGRVCPIETPEGTNIGLIASLSIYATTDEYGFLITPYRIIDKGKITEKLTYLRADEEENKLIAPADVLMKDKVESVLCRYNGDFHQVNFKDVNYMDVSPKQLVGVSASLIPFLEHSDANRALMGSNMQRQAVPLLRTEPPIVSTGMEKVVAQNSSMTIQAENAGTVTKVTASEIIIDDRDVYKLRKFVGLNEGTCLNQKPIVAEGQKVKKGEVITDGAATCNGELSLGRNVLVAFMTWDGYNFEDAIVISEALLKDDRFTSIHREEFEVEIRETKLGREEFTRDIPNVSEKALRNLDENGVIRVGTKVKPGDILVGKVAPKSRSELSPEEKLLHAIFGRAGEDVKNESLEVPSGMEGIVINTQIFSRKSYLSDDKRQKILQEINDIEAKYDENIVKEFGKMLKAIDGEVNEPLVDIQTGQIYTIERGLPAKSVLLLEERFDIENIEFSNKKKKEKAIEISKEFLEKIEYLKDEKDRKINHLKRGDELPTGVLELAKISIATKRKLSVGDKMAGRHGNKGVISKILPEEDMPFLPDGTRVEMLLNPLGVPSRMNVGQILETHLGWAANKLGFRSITPIFEGASEEEIRATLKEAGLPEDGKTVLYDGRTGEAFEQKVTAGYMYMLKLHHLVDEKVHARATGPYSLITQQPLGGKARFGGQRFGEMEVWALEAYGAAHNLQELLTVKSDDVEGRTKIYESMVKGENTLEAGTPASFEVLANEIAGLGLSLKLEKKKMEVLKES; this is encoded by the coding sequence ATGGAAATTCGTAATTATGGTAAGGTTGAGGATGTTGTAGAGGTCCGAAATCTTGTACAAATCCAAACGAAAGCATATCGTGATTTTTTACAAGCAGATATACCTGCTTCTAAAAGAAAAAATTACGGGATTGAAGCGATCTTGAGGGAAATATTCCCTATAAGTAATTATGATGGTACGATGTCGCTAGATTATATTAAATATGAACTTGGTAAACCACGATATACTCAGGATGAATGCAGACAATTACGCTTGACTTATGGTCGCCCGTTCCGCGTTTGGTTAAGACTTAATAAAGCTGAACCAATAGAGGAAGAAGTCTATTTAGGCGAGATACCGGTGATGATTGGCGGTGGTGAGTTTATCATTAATGGCACAGAAAGAGTGATTGTGACTCAGTTACATCGCTCACCCGGTATAGATTTTATTGAAGAATTTCATGCTGAAAAGAGATTGCATTCATGCCGGATAATTCCAGAGAGAGGAAGCTGGATTGAATTAGAAGTAGGGAAGAAGGATATTCTTACGGTGCGGATAGATCAGAGCGGAAAACTGCCGGCTACGTGTTTTCTTAGAGCACTTTCAGAAGAATATACAAATGATGAAGATATTATTCGGTTATTCTATGATACGGAAGTAATCAAAATCAGTGATTATGCTTCGATTACCAAATTAAGAGGCAGGTATACTGTTGACAAGATCATCAATCCTGAAACAGGAGAAATTGTACTGGAGGCAGGCCGTCAGATTTCAGATACAACGGTAAAAGCAATTGCTGATTTTGAGATTAAGAAGATAGAAGTAATTAAAAAAGCGGATGATCTTCTGGTGTTGAATTCATTAGATTCCGATTTTACGAAATCTCATGAAGATGCATTGTTAAAAATTTATGCTAGATTTCGTCCTGGAAATCCCCAGCAAGTAGAAAAGGCCAAGCAGTTATTTTATGATAAATTTTTTGATGTAAAGAGATACAGACTGGGGTCTGTCGGCAGATTTAGGTTAAATAGAAAATTAGGACACAATATTAATGAAGCCGAGATGACGTTGCAAAAGGAAGATTATGTTGAAGCCATACGGTATATAATGAAATTACGTAAAGGTCAACCTGGTGTATCTGTAGATGACATTGATAATTTAGGCAACCGAAGACTTCGAACGATTGACGAGTTAGCTGGAGAAGAGCTCCGTAAAGGTTTTCTTAAATTGAGAAGGACAGTCCAGGAGAGGTTAAGTGTAAAGGATTCTGATCAGTTAACCCCACGCTCTTTGGTAAACTCTAAAACTATTTTTTCTGCGATTGATTATTTCTTTAGCAGAAGTGAATTATCTCAAGTGCTGGATCAAACAAATCCTTTAGCACAATTAACCCACGAGAGAAGATTAAGTGCCTTAGGTCCTGGTGGATTAAATAGAAAAAGAGCGGGATTTGAAGTGAGGGACGTTCATGTATCTCATTATGGCAGGGTTTGTCCGATAGAAACTCCTGAAGGTACAAATATTGGTTTAATTGCATCTTTAAGTATTTATGCAACAACTGACGAATATGGTTTTTTAATTACACCATATCGGATAATTGATAAAGGAAAAATTACCGAAAAATTAACGTATCTTCGCGCGGATGAAGAAGAAAATAAATTGATAGCCCCGGCAGATGTGTTAATGAAAGATAAAGTGGAAAGTGTATTATGCAGATACAATGGTGATTTTCATCAGGTGAATTTTAAAGATGTTAATTATATGGATGTATCTCCAAAGCAATTGGTCGGAGTATCAGCCAGTTTAATACCATTTCTTGAACATAGCGATGCTAATAGGGCACTAATGGGCTCTAATATGCAGAGACAGGCAGTTCCTCTTTTGAGAACTGAACCGCCTATTGTATCCACAGGTATGGAAAAAGTTGTAGCTCAAAACTCAAGTATGACTATTCAGGCAGAAAATGCGGGAACCGTTACAAAAGTAACAGCGAGCGAAATTATTATCGATGATAGAGATGTCTATAAGCTGAGGAAGTTTGTTGGCTTGAACGAAGGTACTTGCCTGAATCAAAAGCCGATAGTTGCTGAAGGTCAAAAGGTAAAAAAGGGGGAGGTTATTACGGATGGAGCTGCAACGTGCAATGGAGAGCTAAGCCTTGGGAGAAATGTGTTGGTTGCCTTTATGACTTGGGATGGATATAATTTTGAGGACGCGATAGTCATTAGTGAAGCTTTACTGAAAGATGATCGTTTTACTTCCATTCATAGAGAAGAATTTGAAGTGGAAATAAGAGAGACGAAGTTAGGAAGAGAAGAGTTTACTCGTGATATACCTAATGTTTCAGAAAAAGCATTAAGAAATCTCGATGAAAACGGTGTGATACGGGTAGGGACAAAGGTAAAACCAGGAGATATCCTGGTTGGTAAGGTTGCCCCTAAGAGCCGGAGTGAATTATCGCCTGAAGAAAAATTATTACATGCTATCTTTGGTCGTGCAGGAGAAGATGTAAAAAATGAATCACTCGAAGTACCATCTGGCATGGAAGGCATTGTTATAAACACTCAGATATTTTCTAGAAAATCTTATCTCTCTGATGATAAGAGACAAAAAATTTTACAAGAAATAAATGATATAGAAGCAAAATACGATGAGAATATTGTGAAAGAATTCGGCAAGATGTTGAAGGCAATAGATGGTGAGGTTAACGAGCCGTTGGTAGATATACAGACTGGACAGATATATACAATTGAGCGTGGTCTTCCAGCGAAATCTGTTCTCTTGTTAGAGGAACGTTTTGATATCGAGAATATTGAGTTTAGCAATAAAAAGAAAAAAGAAAAAGCTATTGAAATTAGCAAAGAATTTCTTGAGAAAATAGAATATTTAAAAGATGAAAAAGATAGAAAGATTAATCATTTAAAACGCGGGGATGAACTACCTACGGGAGTTTTGGAATTGGCTAAGATCTCAATTGCTACAAAGAGAAAACTATCAGTAGGTGATAAAATGGCCGGCCGTCATGGTAATAAAGGCGTTATATCTAAAATTCTTCCTGAAGAGGATATGCCATTTTTACCTGATGGAACTCGGGTTGAAATGCTGTTGAATCCATTGGGTGTGCCATCAAGAATGAATGTAGGGCAAATTCTGGAAACTCATCTTGGATGGGCTGCAAACAAATTAGGATTCCGTTCGATAACACCGATTTTCGAGGGTGCGTCTGAAGAAGAAATAAGAGCAACTCTTAAAGAAGCTGGCTTACCGGAAGATGGGAAAACTGTTCTCTATGATGGCAGGACGGGGGAAGCTTTCGAACAAAAGGTAACGGCAGGTTATATGTATATGTTAAAGCTTCATCACTTGGTAGACGAGAAAGTACATGCACGGGCAACAGGTCCGTATTCCTTAATTACCCAACAACCACTAGGCGGAAAGGCGCGGTTTGGTGGACAGAGATTTGGTGAAATGGAAGTTTGGGCCCTTGAAGCATATGGCGCAGCTCATAACTTGCAGGAATTGCTTACAGTAAAAAGTGATGACGTAGAGGGAAGGACAAAAATCTACGAATCGATGGTAAAAGGTGAAAATACATTAGAAGCTGGTACTCCTGCCTCCTTCGAGGTACTAGCGAATGAAATTGCCGGACTTGGGTTAAGTTTAAAATTAGAAAAGAAAAAAATGGAAGTTTTAAAAGAGTCGTAA